The genomic region tagactaaaNNNNNNNNNNaaaggaaagtatgttgatggataatcacagactggaatgtgtcaacttttactcaatactatttggaaaccacttcaatttgtttttaaaatgctataaaattgaataagacaccccaaaattaatgaaagtaggtcctagagatgtgtacttgccaaagagcgttgtgtggaatcaatcattttattttgggtagttaaaaagaacattgatatagtaaaacgggtcaatttgacccgaggacaacatgagggttatttAGCCTAGGCTACTGCTCTCACAATCTCTGCCAAAGAAAATCAATTACACCATCTGCTGCTTCCCTCTTGTCTAACATCTGAATTTTGACTTATTGTTATTTCCCTTCCTTTACTCACTTCTAATACATCTTAAACTTTCCAAACATGTAATGAATTGGCAGTGATCTCTGCCATTCCCTCCTTAGATTTGGGTTTAACCATGGACTGTTTATATATAAACCCATAGAccgtttttatatatatataatataaaacgGTCagttatgtatatataataaatatttatatatatagatatatatatatatatcgctTGTAATATACAAAACGGTCTATGGGTTTAACTCATGTCCAACTCATGTACTATAAGAATCACtttacagtgctgtggaggtAAGTCTAGCAATGCAAAACTAGGGTTCACCTAGTTTTAGAATTATGCTTCCATCGCAAATATAGGTTGGCTATAAATTAGATTGATATTATATTATTCCATATcaggaaaaaatacttttaggcCTATTTGTCGCCaaagacattttgattttatgCTGTCACTTTATTTAGAAGGGCCCAACTATGGGGTTGTTAAGGGGACAGAGACTTCCAAAAATAAGTGCAGTCATAGGTTAAACATGTAGTTTTAATAGGTAAGCCATGAATAAATGTCATATTGGGAAAGTATGTGCTTTTTGAGTACTGTGTAGTTTCCTTAAATTACGATTTTTGAGGCAGTGTATTCAAAATACCTCTGTGTTGGTATGGTCCAAAGGCTATAAATGCTTAGCTGAACGGCTCTCTATCCGGTGCACCGTGTGCGGTTTCGGTTGCTTAGGAACCGCAGAATGCAGGTAATACATCAGGACAGCTGTAGTATGCTAGCTTGCAAACAGAAAGCGTAACTAAGCTAGCTAGTGCTActaattcattttaacattaacgGCCCAGCCGTTGCATTTATTAAGCCCCTTTTCATATTCCATTTTAACTATTCATAGCCTCAACCGGAGCAGACACAACGAGTGTAAGCAAACGTTGGTAAGGACGCTTGTTATCATATTcgctagctgttagctagcgTAAGTCTTCCACGGGCTGCATCGTGTTGCTGAGCTAGCTTACTATACTTGTCTCACCAGAAGTCGATATCCGATTTAGTAAGTACATCTAGCCCAATGTTAAGTCCTAACGTAACATTGTCAGTGACACGTTGTCTTCCAGCTAATGTTGGAAAGAACGTTGGGCTTTTAATTGGCTAACACTAACGTTGTTTTGTATATAAGGTCAAGCTGCGCAACACTTATTTTTTGCTTTGCACGTTAGTGAAGACGATATAGTACTAATAGTCTTGTTTTAAGTGCTAGATGTGTCTTGCAAGTTGTTTGGGAATatcattaatttaatttgtaggAAAGTTAACGTTAAAGTTTGTAACCAAGATTGTAAAATGATGATAAAGTTTTTAATCGGCTGGTGGTTGACAGCACTGCTATTGGCAGTTTGTGAGCAAAAGAAGTTTGTGGCGTGCAGAGTTTTTAACACTGGCTGATGCTACTGGATGCGGTTCAGCCTGTGCCCCTGTGCGAAGAAGCATGTCTTCTAGCATGTGGAATTAGGCTAGCAATGTACCACCTTGCCACAAGGAGGAAGGCCCTGGAGGCCACATCTGACTGCCAACAGCAAGTGTTGAAAATAAGTCTCTTCAATTTGTAGAACTCTTACCATCAAGCGTTTATCTTCAGGTTAAAGACATATGATTTAAAATTGGAAGTTATATATTATGTTTCCCTATGTTGTATCATGTCTGGTTTGGTATCATCATTACATTTGCTCTAGTTGGGTGCTCAACAGCAGTGCAAAGGCTACAAGGCCATGTTGCATTTTAGTGCAGCAGATAGGTTATATATTGTCTTTCTGTTTTAGTTTCAGATTTATATTTTTGCGCTGTGCAAAGGTTGGATGTGCCAATGCTGGTTAATCTTTAAAGATATTTGTGGAGTAACCATTAGATATTAAAAGCTAACTCAGTGCTTTTTGCTTGCAACGAAGATATCAGAGGACTGTTCTTCTTGGCCATGACGACTGTCTTGTGGCCCTCAACTCTCTTGGTACATTACAGTTTGGGTTATATAATTTCTTCAGACTTGGtcactgttctttttttcccctttgtgAAAATACTATGGCATGCTTCCAACCCCCACCCCATNNNNNNNNNNttttttttttttttttttccccccacatacTTCCcccattattttcctttttgtctttccCTCCCCCTTCCATTCACTTTACAACTCACAACTCCTGGTATTTGTGTTTATTGGACCCAACTAACTTTCATTGCCATGTTATTGCTCCCAAGGTTTTTACTTTGGACATATTATGCATTTTCTTTGAATTTGCACCAGTCTGTTAGTAGTTTCAATAATAAATGTGTATGTTCACTGTGCATGATGGAATGTGAAGTTTGTTTTCTGAGTTGTGAACATGAACTTCTGCCTTTCATGTGAGTGAGGCAGCATGTTGATCCCAGCCTGGGTCTTGTATATTAATATGTGGTCAGTACTTGGAACACACCTATTCAAGTATCCTGTTCTTCTTTCTGTGGCCTTTTCCACAATACACAGCATACATTATACACACACCTGTCGGTTTCATTAGCATCCCTTCTCATCTCTCCCTCTAGGTGGCATAGAAATGACTGTGGCATAGTGAGAAAACTGGTCAGTCTGGCTGATTGAGGTGTGGGGGGACACCACAAACCACGCCAGGAATCTGACTTACATAATTCTCACTGCCCTCAGTAAATATCCTCATCATCTCCATGTCTATCCCTGGATTGTAGCTACAAATATGGTAACGCTTCTCACAGAGCAGCTCCGCAAGCAGAGTTTGGAAGAGCCCTATTATAAGgctttctcattcaatgtgAATGTGGTGAGTTGAatacaaaactaaatgttacatttaaaaataaaaaaattatgtaCTTAGTTTGATGGGCTTtggttttaaatttaagttaTTAAATTTCTGTTTCAGTCATTACCTGCAGTGGGCTCCAGTCCCACTGTCTCATGGGGTGCTTGTAGATCAACACAAGGCAAGTTCATTGAATTAAGTGCTGTATTTGAAACTTATTTGCTGGGGAAAATTGTCTCATTTGTCTATCTTTTTGGCATTTTCAGAGACCAGCTCAGctacacagccatcatccaAAGCCAACCTTCTGCATGATTCCTGTGGACTAGACTCTCCAAGGCCTCCTTCCCACTCAGAAGAACTTCTCCAGAGACCGGAGGTTTCTTTTACAAACGAGGCTTTCCAAAGCTCACCTCCACCCCCACCTCCAAAACGCCACTGCCGGTCCCTCTCTGTTCCAGAAGACCTGTCTCGGTGTCGCTCTACCTGGCATCCTAGTGCATCTAGGGTTTGGACCACAGTCAAACGTGGCTGCCAAAGTGGAGGAGCATCTAGTTCAAGCTCTGGAGCCAGTTCTTTGCCACTTTGTGGTCCTAGTTCCTCTTtgacctcttcctccctccactCATCTTCTAGCCCTACCTTCTTTAGCTTAGCTCTATCCTCTGACTCCCCACTACCATGGAGCTTCTCGTGGGACCCCTGTGACAAATTGAAAGGAGCCTGTTCTGCCTCTTTTGCTACTCCTTCCTCTGGCTCCTCCTCACCAGCCCCCCTGCTTTCTCACTCAGTGCTGCAGCGCTGCTTCTCCCTCTCCCCTGTGCACATTCAGGGTGCCTCCATGGTGCATCTGCCCCCCCCGACCTCCCCTGCTTCTGCTGTGACATATGGGTGTTCTGGCATGGAACACCCAGCCCTGTCTCCATCTCCCACTTCAGCCTGCAGCACGCCATCCTCCTCTCGGCGCAACCTGCACCCAGCACTGCCGCGATGCCACTCGCAGCCCTGCGACATGCGCAAACCTCGCCTGAAGAGACGCCATGATCCCGATGTTCGACCCTGCCCCAGACCAGGCATTGACTTCAGCAAGATGACACAGGTGAGCAAGGAAGTCCAATGGGCTGTCAAGGTTTCTGTCAATCTCCTTGTATTGTGCAGAGATCGAAATGCACATAGTTAATGGTATCAGTAAGTAATTAGCAGGCTTGGGTTCACTTGTgtccatgttttctgttttcactACATGGTATCTGCTCAACTCTACtggccttttttggttttccataaCAAAAAttagtccctggtacctgccaacAGGTCCTTTTTCTTAGTATCCTCTCCGtcaaggttccaagcgagctgaggcgttACCAAAAAGTACTAATGATTGGTCAGaattgtcactaatcactgtcatcattgctagcgacagacggggtgttctgaacaaacccgccatttTCAAGTAGTTTAGCcagtggggggggtgggggtgtgtttttttaaattttttttctatttttttttttcttctggcaACCGCCACATGCCACACCTTCAactttctgtgttgtgtgaggtTACGGCAGTTTCCTGCCGTGTCGCCATGACTACCAGCTACACTCACCTCACCCATGAGGCGGCACTACATCCGCAATGGAAAATTGAGGATGGGGCACTGCGGCCGAGAAGAGCTGGTACGAGCAGTGGTTAAGCGCCATTAAGTCACAAATTCTTTCTGCCAATAAGAATGACAAAGGTGTCATTTGTCCCGCCCTAACAGGTGCAACAACACTAACAATggactcaggaagatgtcaGTCGCCATCGTtttgagatgagccaggtctgcgcagaatcgatcacggCGATCgacgcccgttgcatgccggttagatttgtggcaggcttgatcccgacttgctctgatgtcacacgtaggcaacgataatctcacgagagcaaggcggccgcagttctgagactcAGGCGgtgcagttgcttttcactgaCTGAaagacccagagcatgctgggaaactctggcctctcagctgatttaacagctgattggtttacaatcgactaaacatgtaaaattatatatatttttttttaattttctgaatcggagggattttaattgctatttgtctgatttaaagacttattctgtgcAGAACCcacgttgtgtggctgatagtgacgtttggAAGTttgagactaaatccgttcagatcatatacagtctgttaattaaaatcagcaacagattgcatgtagaACATTTTGAGAGTTACTCTCTCATGATTGaaactagagactgtgtaccagctgatatgggGGTccgattatattttattaaatctgaatcgcaccacagtgtttttgtcacttcctgttcagtcTGAAGGCTGCTgaaatcggctggaaactgtccgactttaccgcagaaTTTAGTCCCCGCCCCCGACTGCTGCCGTCTGCTCtcatccactttacaggcgaggcgcagtttaTCTCAACGAGCCTAGTCTCTGTctaaccacacccacacagtcctggaaAAGGTCCAGTAAGCCACAGTGACTATAAAAACCTGTGGGGGTGTTCAGGGCCTTTAACATTAGTTAACTTCATTGTAAacttaaatgtgttttctggCTCCAGACAGATAAACCGCTCTTTTGATAATAAAGGTTGCTGACTACTGCTTGGTAGTCCGTTTCATATTTAATGGGCTTTAATACCATTACTTAAATTACATAATTTAAGTGTCTGTAGTTTCCAGAGTTGATGCTGTTTAGGTTGGTCCTTTGCTTGTCAGTCAGGTTACACATGTCAGCCAAGCCCCTTAACTCTGCTATCGGGTAATCTCTTagaaagttaaagaaatagACAAAGCCACACCATAGACTCGCAACATGAGCAGTGAAGTCTATTAAGAGCACTTTTCCGGGGATGGCTGAAAGTTACTGCGCAACCTgcaactgagcttgacaacgtagATGTTACGTGACCATCTTGTCTGGAAGTTGTAATGCTGCGTTCATGTcacctgggaatatcagggaccGTCCTGTGACTGTTTTTCCGACTGCTAATGTTCACATGGTCGGGATGTGTGTTCTTCTGTTATATTGGCGTTAAGCTTAACAACTTGTTGCATGACTGCCTGTTGGGCATAGCCTAGAGcttcagatgtgtgtgtgaaaacatggaggccacaatagtttttttttttttttctgaatcatTTGAAACCTGTTACATCTGTTTCTTGGCAGAGGCATTTGTCCACAAACAGTTAATTtgcattaaaatattttcagtgaaCACCTCTATCAAACGTCAGTTGTCAACGTGTCACCAACTGGGAAACTCGGTTAGCAAAATGTAGCCTTAGATTTCCACCTGATTCCCACAGGTAGTGACGTGAATGGCAACGTGTTCCCTTTGAAAAATGTTTCTCCGATGTCCATGAACTTGAATATTGATTTTCTGGTATCTGGGCCCAGAGAAATCAATCATTCTGAATCATGCAGAGACGGAGACCGTaagtatatgtaaggagataaccaTGGGCTAATTTTTCCttactaaaatgctagttaacattagtaattgaACAAAAATGGCTAATGCGAGTCGAAACTGCTTGTGAGCTTCTCCTGTATTGTGCGGTAATTTGTCTATTATCCGACAAAGTCATGTGGTTtgtgacacaattgttagcctatttttacaaaaacttaTGCCACGGagcataacgtgagatacaaggtaatggcgatttattattatttttttattttttttatacgtGGTCATGTttgtttagaaataaacaatggacaaatatgagtctttaaacgcttcagatgtaaagttgttCTCGGTCAAAATGgccccaaaatgaatggaagtcaAGGTAATGCGAACGGTGGGTATTAGTTTGTTGGCTACAAAATGGCTCCATTGGAGTTACGCTTTGCAGAGACTCTCTTACCCCTTGGCTAAATTATATTTAACCAAAGAAACTGCCCTCCATACAGACTTACTGGCATTGCCAGTGATTCCATTAGTCACTGCACTGTTTAAATTGTATTACCTTTTGGGTTTGGAAGAAATTGGGACACGATAATCATGACTCTTCTTTCTCCTGTGTAGATTGGTAATCACGAGAGCCTAATGTGTGGTAAAGGTGGCTGCATAGTTCCAGTGTCTTCGCAGGCAGAGCAGCGCTCGGCCTTCTCCCCTGCCGAGTTCCTGGGACGAGCCAGCATTGGGACACTAAGTGAAAGTGAAGAAGAGGAGCaagaagataaaagaaaaaggacTACAATAGATGAAGGGCAAAAGGTTATTTTTGAAAGAGACTGCACAGAACTGGACTTGAACCTTATAGAAGAAAACTGACCACTCCTTGATGCTTGAAGTGCGACTACTGCATTCATAACCATGTTAAGCACACTTTTAGGCTTTGTACGCTCTTCTGGCAGAGTCCTTGGGAACTTGCTGCCCTCCTAAGGCACATATCCAGAGTTCATAATCAAGAACCAGGCAAATACAAGCTAATATCAAATTACAGTTTTTATGATTGTAACATTTGTGCTATTTCGCTATTcaacatttaacaaaaaatgttacGGTGCCTGCCAACTCAACACTCCATAAGGAAATGTGCATGAGCAAACGAGCTAGTTTTAATGCACACAGTTTTGGTTATTTCATATTGATAAACAATTGGCGTTAACCATTGGTATGCATCTTGATATCCTTTTCAAATAACATTGTATACTGGAGTGAGCagaatttgttttaataattcatttaattGATTATACATTAAAAGCAAATTGATTTAATGCAAAAGAGGTAAGTATTCCTCATTGCCCAATCCGTACTAGTGTAGTCTACTTGTATTTGGATATGACCGAATGTGAGCTGTTAAAGGTGCACACTGGTCAAAAATAATTGAGCAGCCCAAGTAACATAAGAAtactgattcttttttttatttatttgttttgtatatgCTCTCATGTATGTTTAACTGGATAAATTCCAGGATTTTACTGCTGTTGCAGAAATCCCTCAAAGACCCGAAAGACGCGTCTACTGTTCTGTCATTGATTCCGCTTGTCAATTTTTGAAATCATTCTACATAATCAAATGGAAATGTTCTTGTTATAGCAGAAAAGACAGCTCCCCTTAGCCatgtattcttttctttttctagaaTTCTCAACCGCTTGAACATAAACAAACCTTGTCAACAATAATACTGATGATACTGTAACCTGACCATGCCTTAAGCTTAAAATACAGAGTTCTTGGTGCTCTGGTCGTCTTTTCACAGCCAGACATTTTTGCCCTCTCCATTTGCGCTGTTTCCGATATTTTTGAACAGGTGGCACATGCACTATACTTTTTAATTGAACAGTGGAATTGATGCTAAAACTGTACTCCATGGGGCAAAATGTAATGCACTCTACAGTGGTTAGAGTGAGTACACAGTCAAACTAATTCTGAGTGTATGTGACAAAGGAGGTAATGATGCAGACTATTTGATGGCCTTTTCAGAAATGacttttcatgtgttttcagaTGGAATAGTCCTGTTGCACAATTtatgtacaaataaagtttaatagagaatattttttttcctccaaaaagTGTCATGTTGTCTATTCACAAATGTACCCTGCTTGTAGTCCAATAAAAGAGCACATCAGGGGCCAAGAGAACTTTATTGTGACACCTAATGGCTGATTTCTGTATAATACTGATGTTGCACAGAATCTGACTTTACAACAGTTTAGGCATTGCTTAATTTTCTGTTTTGGGGCACAGTTTCACAAAACCTAAATATAGCTAGCTATAACATTTTGTATAATTTTGAGACCAATAACGTTAGTTACATGGTTGGCTCTTTTAAAAACTTTCAACAACGGATAAACtacaagtttttttgtttttttttgttaagtgtgTAAGAAAGTGTGTTGCACTAAAGAGTCTAACGTTAGAGGACTAAAAAGTTTGCCGTTCCGCCGTGGAAGGTGAGGGCGCTCCTTCCAGTCCAGCGATGCTTTTACAGACTGTCTGACCCCCCACCAACAATCCACTTCCTCTTTTGTGTAATTTCATGGCGATCGGGAGAGAGGGAACACCACCGACGCACGCACACTGCCTCAGCACTCTTGAAAGAGTTTATCCGGGGTAAATAACTGACTATTTTTTGCAAGAATCAGTTACTTGATTTCAAAATATTCCTGATTGGATTCAGTCATATGGACAGCTCACATTTCCCTGTAGAAGTAATCAATTGTTTAGCTTCTGGGTCAGATATTTCACATTGTAGCGCCTCTCGCTGATAACAATCCGGACGAAATGGGCTCCCCCCCCGCATCTCTCCCACACAGAGGCGGCACGCTAGTTAACGGCGctggctagctaacgttagcaatgcTGCAAACTCCTCATAAACGTAACGTTAGCTATGGTTTTTGTTAATTAACACGCTTCACAACTTAATTGCAGCTAAATAACACCACATGCTGTGTATATTCAGAGTCAACAGGAATTTGTAGTTTTCATTTccatgttagctagctaacgttacttaaAGTCCtcaaatgtttgtgtttgggttAGCTAGCCAACATcggctagctagctaccgtgCTATGTATTTAGTTAGCTTTAGCCTGGACCGCTATTCAGAAGTTTATGCAAGAACGAACAGACTGATTGTAATATACTTGCCACATAGCAAAGGCTAAACAACATCGTTCTCATACATATTATCCACCATTCACTATCCCGGCTATTGTCGATAGCTGAGAAACTGGTTAGCTAGCACcataagctagctagctagttaacgttagctaggtaGTTAACGGTAACTTGGCTGCTAACGAGGGGCTCCCGAAACATTGAAATTTTAACAAGTTGTCGTTAAATGACCCGCTCATACTATATTAACTGTTTATATGCGCTGTTTAGGAGAGTGGTGCTGTTATTGCAAGCAAAAATAAAGTTGACTACAAAGTTGTAAACTATAATCGATAACCTAAAAGGTAAGctaaataaaggaaaaataagGAACTGTTAAGGGATTGAGTATCATACTGTATGAGCCAGTACTGAATGACTTTGGAGCACAAATtaccttttcaaaataaacttgTCTCCAGGGGATGCACATGATACTACATTTTACTGAGTACTTTGTTAGAATCCTGCAATTATTAGTAACTTTGAGTTATTGTCGGCCTTAACTAGACAGATGTAGTGATGCTGTATGACAATGTCCCAATCAAAGATCAATATGCCTTTTTGTTTACAGTGTAAAGTAAGTTGTCCATCTGACTGGCACAACAGACATTGTTCTCCAGGTGAGTGACTGTCTGCACTCTGTAACTGTAGAAATAATCCACTTAAACCAGTTTCTCTGGGTTTAATTTGATGAACTCCCAATATTTTTACAATTAGGAGTGGTTTCTGTTCTGCCTCAATTATTTGGTATAAGGTCTGTGCTTTATTAGTTACAcaaatattattttcattagtAGCTAATTTGTAACACAATTCAATGTACTTCTgtaattattttcttaaatgtgACAATATTAAGTGCTTTCCCCCCCCCTTTactaactgtttttt from Etheostoma spectabile isolate EspeVRDwgs_2016 chromosome 10, UIUC_Espe_1.0, whole genome shotgun sequence harbors:
- the LOC116697417 gene encoding protein FAM53C; translation: MVTLLTEQLRKQSLEEPYYKAFSFNVNVSLPAVGSSPTVSWGACRSTQETSSATQPSSKANLLHDSCGLDSPRPPSHSEELLQRPEVSFTNEAFQSSPPPPPPKRHCRSLSVPEDLSRCRSTWHPSASRVWTTVKRGCQSGGASSSSSGASSLPLCGPSSSLTSSSLHSSSSPTFFSLALSSDSPLPWSFSWDPCDKLKGACSASFATPSSGSSSPAPLLSHSVLQRCFSLSPVHIQGASMVHLPPPTSPASAVTYGCSGMEHPALSPSPTSACSTPSSSRRNLHPALPRCHSQPCDMRKPRLKRRHDPDVRPCPRPGIDFSKMTQIGNHESLMCGKGGCIVPVSSQAEQRSAFSPAEFLGRASIGTLSESEEEEQEDKRKRTTIDEGQKVIFERDCTELDLNLIEEN